A stretch of the Teredinibacter haidensis genome encodes the following:
- a CDS encoding Hpt domain-containing protein, whose product MSQSEADLDMVMLEGLKKLLADKFDELITTFNSDCAARIGRIADALPDQNFTVICHEAHGVKGSCRNMGVNSLAELCDKMESKARVQDGSDMEQLFAAIEQQFAAASNQLSSLLP is encoded by the coding sequence ATGTCACAGAGTGAAGCCGATTTAGACATGGTAATGCTTGAGGGGTTAAAAAAGCTGTTGGCAGACAAATTTGATGAGTTGATAACCACATTCAACAGTGATTGTGCAGCTCGTATAGGTCGTATAGCTGATGCGCTGCCCGATCAAAATTTTACCGTTATTTGTCACGAAGCCCACGGAGTGAAAGGCAGTTGCCGTAATATGGGTGTCAATTCACTGGCTGAGTTGTGCGATAAGATGGAATCCAAGGCAAGAGTTCAAGATGGAAGCGATATGGAGCAACTTTTTGCCGCTATAGAGCAACAATTTGCCGCTGCTTCGAATCAGTTGAGTTCACTTCTCCCGTAA
- a CDS encoding SpoIIE family protein phosphatase, whose product MNSNGEPSLNILIAEDSAPDRLILESIIIRAGHTVIAVADGLKAVEAYSECLPDLILLDVLMPNMGGIEAAVQIRKLAGDEFVPIIFLTSLSDDESLVECIEAGGDDFLPKPYNPVVLTSKIKAFRRVREMHQTLAQQKALIEVHNQHLIQEQRVAKQVYDKIAHSGCLDLDIIHSYMSPLAVFNGDVLVAEISPSGSVLMLLGDFTGHGLPAAIGSMPLATTFYGMARKGFSMDDILKEINAKLHDILPIGFFCCATLIDINFDKRRMRIWNGGLPESFLYRARTNSYEVLQSKNLPLGVLSEEKFRVESHRIPLEFGDRFYMWSDGVFEARDKSGEMFGEPRLHKLMSKYRGESKLFDEILAQVHNHIGESDKDDDISLVEVLIEDFPIKRIEDHGHAHRTGQLVDWSLSFEVNETSLKKFDPLPLLVNITAEVPGLKDRSTTLYTVLAELYANALEHGVLGLSSKLKQTPRGFAEFYKLKHVRLNDLSEGWVKVQLKHTAHESGGLLNIRVTDSGKGFIPKKVVQEDVRDNKPDYYGRGMSLMGSICEKLTVHPPGNDIEVDFRWHLDDGHD is encoded by the coding sequence GTGAATAGTAACGGTGAGCCAAGTCTCAATATTCTTATCGCGGAAGATTCTGCTCCCGATCGCTTGATTCTTGAGTCTATTATTATTCGCGCAGGACATACAGTAATAGCTGTTGCCGACGGATTGAAAGCCGTTGAAGCCTATAGTGAATGCCTGCCCGATCTCATTTTGCTCGATGTGCTTATGCCTAATATGGGTGGCATTGAAGCGGCGGTGCAAATACGCAAGCTCGCCGGAGATGAATTTGTTCCCATTATTTTTCTTACGTCATTGTCGGACGATGAATCTCTGGTTGAGTGTATCGAAGCCGGTGGTGATGATTTTCTGCCTAAGCCATATAACCCAGTTGTACTAACCTCCAAAATAAAAGCCTTCAGACGTGTGCGCGAGATGCACCAAACCTTGGCACAGCAAAAAGCTCTTATTGAAGTTCACAATCAGCATCTTATTCAGGAGCAGAGAGTCGCTAAACAAGTCTACGATAAAATTGCTCATTCGGGTTGTTTGGATCTAGACATCATTCACTCCTATATGTCTCCCCTGGCGGTTTTTAATGGTGACGTTTTGGTTGCCGAAATCAGCCCGAGTGGTAGTGTGCTTATGCTGTTGGGCGACTTTACCGGCCATGGATTACCGGCGGCCATTGGTTCCATGCCTTTAGCGACAACCTTTTATGGTATGGCGCGTAAAGGTTTTTCTATGGACGATATTCTTAAGGAAATAAACGCCAAGCTTCATGACATTTTGCCGATTGGATTTTTTTGCTGTGCGACGCTTATCGATATTAATTTCGATAAGCGTCGCATGCGAATATGGAATGGCGGTTTGCCAGAGAGCTTTTTATACCGTGCTCGCACCAACAGCTACGAAGTGCTGCAGTCTAAAAATTTACCGCTCGGCGTGTTGTCGGAAGAAAAATTTCGCGTAGAGAGTCACCGAATTCCGTTGGAATTTGGCGACCGTTTTTACATGTGGTCAGATGGCGTATTTGAAGCCCGCGATAAGTCGGGTGAGATGTTTGGAGAACCCCGGCTTCACAAACTGATGAGCAAGTATCGGGGGGAAAGTAAATTGTTCGATGAGATTTTGGCGCAGGTTCACAATCATATTGGTGAATCAGATAAGGACGATGATATTTCCCTTGTGGAAGTGTTAATTGAAGACTTCCCAATAAAACGGATTGAAGATCACGGTCACGCCCACCGGACGGGGCAGTTGGTTGACTGGTCTCTCTCGTTTGAAGTGAACGAAACCAGCTTAAAGAAGTTCGACCCTTTGCCCTTGCTTGTCAATATTACTGCGGAAGTACCGGGCTTAAAAGATCGAAGCACGACGCTGTACACGGTTCTTGCCGAGCTTTATGCTAATGCTTTGGAGCACGGTGTGCTCGGCCTTTCGTCAAAGTTAAAGCAGACTCCTCGAGGCTTTGCAGAATTTTATAAACTGAAGCATGTGCGTTTGAATGATCTGTCTGAAGGGTGGGTGAAAGTGCAGTTGAAACACACTGCTCACGAGTCTGGCGGTCTGCTCAATATTCGCGTAACCGATAGTGGGAAAGGGTTTATACCCAAAAAAGTTGTACAGGAAGACGTGCGCGATAATAAGCCGGATTACTATGGTAGAGGCATGTCGTTAATGGGCTCTATCTGTGAAAAATTAACTGTTCATCCGCCAGGAAACGATATCGAAGTCGATTTTCGTTGGCATCTGGATGATGGCCATGATTAG
- a CDS encoding STAS domain-containing protein, with protein MAIKSEIADSGKTLKIVIEGRFDASSLDDFRRAYEDVDSHSLEAYCVDLGGTVHLDSSALGMLLVLRDFAGGDSANITINNCSPEVKKIFAISSFEQLFEIQ; from the coding sequence ATGGCTATTAAGTCTGAAATTGCGGATAGCGGCAAGACACTTAAAATCGTGATCGAGGGTCGTTTCGATGCTTCGTCCTTGGATGACTTTCGTCGAGCCTATGAGGATGTAGATTCCCACTCGTTGGAAGCTTATTGTGTTGACCTGGGTGGCACAGTTCATCTGGATAGTTCGGCATTAGGAATGCTACTTGTACTAAGGGATTTTGCCGGCGGCGACAGCGCAAACATAACCATTAATAACTGCAGTCCTGAAGTTAAAAAAATATTCGCTATTTCCAGTTTTGAGCAATTATTTGAAATTCAGTAA
- a CDS encoding protein-glutamate methylesterase/protein-glutamine glutaminase, protein MSKRTGKIKVLIIDDSALIRALLSEVLKSHPDIEVVGAACDAYEARELIKQTSPDVLTLDIEMPRMNGITFLKNLMRLRPMPVVMISTLTQEGAPSTLEALELGAIDFVAKPKNEGGGALERYRDVILEKVICAANANVHTCAELRAVGGSKIEVDSTAKLKYGFLCAIGASTGGTEAIKEVVRVLPEYCPPIVVAQHIPETFSRSFAKRLNDAARVNVYEAVHGQPIEPGNVYIAPGNAHLRVALNGGAYYCELGQDEHINRHRPSVEALFDSVRNAAGKRSMGVLLTGMGADGAEALLRMREAGAFTVAQDKASSVVWGMPGAAVKLEAAEKVLPLNKVTRCILKQAFR, encoded by the coding sequence GTGTCTAAAAGAACTGGAAAAATCAAAGTGCTAATTATTGATGACTCCGCATTAATACGTGCGCTGTTATCGGAAGTATTAAAATCGCACCCGGATATTGAAGTGGTAGGCGCCGCTTGTGATGCTTATGAAGCGCGAGAATTGATTAAACAAACTTCACCAGATGTTCTGACGCTTGATATCGAAATGCCTCGAATGAATGGCATAACATTCCTCAAAAATTTAATGCGTCTGCGTCCCATGCCTGTGGTGATGATATCAACGCTTACCCAGGAAGGTGCTCCTTCAACCCTTGAAGCGTTGGAGTTGGGCGCAATTGATTTTGTGGCTAAACCGAAAAATGAAGGTGGCGGCGCACTGGAGCGTTATCGCGATGTTATTCTCGAAAAAGTAATATGCGCGGCCAATGCCAATGTTCATACCTGTGCAGAACTGCGTGCGGTTGGCGGTTCAAAAATTGAAGTAGACAGCACCGCAAAGCTAAAGTACGGGTTTCTTTGTGCGATCGGCGCATCTACCGGAGGAACCGAAGCCATAAAAGAGGTTGTACGTGTATTGCCAGAATATTGCCCGCCAATTGTTGTCGCTCAGCATATTCCTGAAACCTTTAGCCGTTCCTTTGCCAAGCGTTTGAATGATGCCGCACGGGTTAATGTTTATGAAGCCGTGCATGGCCAGCCCATCGAACCCGGCAACGTATACATTGCGCCAGGTAATGCACATTTGCGTGTCGCTCTAAATGGCGGCGCCTACTATTGTGAGCTGGGGCAGGATGAGCATATTAATCGTCATAGACCATCGGTAGAAGCGTTGTTTGATTCTGTGCGTAATGCTGCAGGTAAGCGCAGTATGGGCGTTTTACTGACAGGTATGGGAGCTGACGGTGCCGAAGCACTGCTGCGTATGCGAGAGGCTGGCGCGTTTACTGTCGCTCAGGATAAGGCGTCCAGTGTTGTTTGGGGTATGCCGGGAGCCGCTGTGAAGTTGGAGGCGGCAGAAAAAGTATTGCCTCTGAACAAGGTGACCCGCTGTATTTTGAAGCAGGCATTTCGATAA
- the cheD gene encoding chemoreceptor glutamine deamidase CheD has translation MNLHSSFKPLPSIKGFEHINRYWDKRMGAPAAKILPGECYVSNSGEMIVTVLGSCVAACIRDSAIGVGGMNHFMLPVKIGQKMISRPSVVNAELCYGNWAMEYLINAIIKQGGRRDRMEVKIFGGGRVLSSMTNMDIGGRNVEFVLDYLQKDGLNVAAQDLGSDYPRKVLYFPDTGAVKLKKLRTRNNDTIEQREKAYLAAMVKKPTSGAVELF, from the coding sequence TTGAATCTACACAGCTCGTTTAAACCGCTTCCCTCGATAAAGGGGTTTGAGCATATAAACCGATACTGGGACAAACGCATGGGTGCACCTGCCGCCAAAATATTGCCAGGTGAGTGCTATGTCAGTAATAGCGGTGAAATGATCGTGACGGTCTTAGGTTCTTGTGTTGCTGCCTGTATTCGAGATTCGGCAATTGGTGTAGGTGGTATGAACCACTTTATGTTGCCAGTGAAAATAGGACAGAAAATGATATCGCGCCCGAGTGTTGTCAATGCGGAGCTTTGCTATGGCAACTGGGCAATGGAATATTTGATCAATGCTATTATAAAGCAAGGAGGAAGGCGAGATCGCATGGAAGTAAAAATATTTGGTGGTGGCCGGGTGTTAAGCAGTATGACAAATATGGATATCGGTGGGCGCAATGTTGAGTTCGTATTAGATTATTTGCAAAAAGATGGGTTGAACGTGGCCGCCCAGGATTTAGGCAGTGATTATCCTCGCAAGGTTCTATATTTTCCTGATACGGGCGCGGTTAAGCTGAAAAAATTGCGTACCCGAAATAACGATACTATTGAGCAAAGGGAGAAGGCGTATTTGGCTGCTATGGTGAAGAAACCTACTTCCGGTGCTGTAGAACTTTTTTAG
- a CDS encoding CheR family methyltransferase — translation MSAIEDFSGREFPMSDRNFDKIKDVAYSLTGISLSNHKKNMVYGRLARRLRRLQLGSFDQYCSLISESKSHEHVEFVNAITTNLTSFFRENHHFEYLVDTLLPEVVKHKKEKRLRVWSAGCSTGEEPYSIAMVLKSYSGLNSWDVKVLATDLDSNVVSKGKHGVYPVERAESIPHNYRRYLSVNNETEKVKVKKVIQEMITFKQLNLLHAWPMKGPFDLIFCRNVVIYFDSDTQRNLFDRYANILVPEGRLFIGHSENLHNISGRFSSLGKTIYQLS, via the coding sequence ATGTCGGCGATCGAGGATTTTTCCGGTCGAGAGTTTCCGATGTCAGATCGGAACTTCGATAAGATTAAGGATGTTGCATATTCACTTACGGGAATAAGCTTATCGAACCATAAAAAAAATATGGTATACGGTCGACTGGCTCGACGTTTAAGGCGTTTGCAGTTGGGGAGCTTTGACCAGTACTGCAGTTTGATTTCGGAAAGTAAAAGCCATGAGCATGTAGAGTTTGTCAATGCTATTACTACAAACCTGACCTCTTTTTTTCGTGAAAATCATCACTTCGAATATTTAGTTGATACGCTCCTGCCTGAAGTTGTGAAACATAAAAAGGAGAAACGACTACGTGTCTGGTCCGCAGGTTGTTCTACAGGAGAAGAGCCCTATTCGATTGCTATGGTATTAAAATCGTATTCTGGTTTGAATAGTTGGGATGTGAAAGTGCTGGCAACGGATCTGGATTCAAATGTTGTCTCAAAGGGGAAACATGGTGTTTATCCTGTTGAGAGGGCAGAATCTATACCGCATAATTATCGTCGCTATTTATCTGTTAATAATGAAACAGAAAAAGTTAAAGTTAAAAAGGTGATTCAAGAAATGATCACATTTAAACAGCTTAATCTTTTGCATGCCTGGCCAATGAAAGGTCCATTCGACCTTATATTTTGTCGGAATGTCGTTATTTATTTTGACTCAGATACACAGCGGAATCTCTTTGATCGGTACGCGAATATCCTAGTCCCCGAGGGGCGCCTTTTTATTGGCCATTCTGAAAATTTGCATAATATTAGTGGTCGTTTTAGCTCGCTTGGAAAAACGATCTATCAACTTTCTTAA
- a CDS encoding methyl-accepting chemotaxis protein, with product MNKFLSAIGFAKSQACKEMEDKLEAVSRTQAMVEFDIKGNILTANDNFLDVMGYRREEVVGRHHSVFVDSEYAASLEYKQFWTGLAHGDHQVREFKRIGKKGNEIWIEGSYNPLLDASGKPYKVVKFAIDVTKRKHEELANKRRADLANALKLCQANVMIADHDLNIVYLNDTVREMLLSNEKEIQEELPSFTVNSLIGGNIDQFHAKPEHQRNLLKNLKEPFKADIKIGKLTFCLIASPWFDEEGNRLGSLVEWEDKTQRLAQENIRAAEAAENLRIRQALDVCDTSVMLTDYDMNIIYMNDASKNMMQRREDEIRKTLPRFSVGKLIGMCIDDFHVKPEFQRGLLMNLKAPHKADIQLSSLTFGLVATPLYDGDRKRLGTVVEWNDKTDRLAKEFEEKSLAEENARVKQALDNVSANVMIADNDANIIYLNDAVKGMMKNAEIDIRKDLPNFDASKLDGQSMDVFHKDPSHQRRLLSQLTATYHGKAEVGGRSFTVIANPVSVDGTRIGSVVEWADITDEVAIEREIDSIVESASAGDFSKHISLEGKSGFFANLGKGLNELIGTVEVALNDVIRMLDSMARGDLSERITRDYEGAFRTMKNDANTTADKLTEVITKIRTASSAIGSAANELAQGNADLSQRTEQQASSLEETASSMEQMTSTVKQSADNAIRASSLAMEAQTKAQTGGDVVSRAVGSMEEINDSSKKISDIIGVIDEIAFQTNLLALNAAVEAARAGEQGRGFAVVAGEVRNLAQRSAGAAKEIKDLIRDSVNKVQDGTALVNESGQTLADIVSSVESVTAMMREIADASKEQTSGIEQVNTAVSQMDEMTQQNAALVEQASAAGEAMAEQANSLNQVVDFFSITSHREKTALSNPNQRPGESTREVPSPQYGQSSDADDEWEDF from the coding sequence ATGAATAAGTTTCTTTCAGCTATCGGTTTCGCAAAATCGCAAGCATGCAAGGAGATGGAGGATAAGCTCGAGGCTGTTAGTCGTACTCAGGCCATGGTTGAATTCGATATAAAAGGGAATATTCTCACTGCAAACGACAATTTTTTGGATGTGATGGGGTATCGGCGAGAAGAGGTTGTTGGTCGACACCATAGTGTTTTTGTGGATAGTGAATATGCTGCAAGCTTGGAATACAAGCAGTTTTGGACTGGCCTAGCTCATGGTGATCATCAGGTTCGAGAATTTAAAAGAATTGGGAAAAAAGGAAATGAAATTTGGATTGAAGGTTCCTACAACCCACTTTTAGATGCGAGCGGTAAGCCCTATAAGGTCGTTAAATTCGCTATTGATGTTACCAAGCGAAAACACGAGGAGCTAGCCAACAAGCGGCGGGCAGATTTGGCTAATGCGTTAAAGTTGTGCCAAGCAAATGTCATGATCGCAGATCATGACCTCAATATCGTATATCTTAATGATACGGTAAGGGAAATGTTACTCAGTAATGAGAAAGAAATACAAGAAGAGCTACCTTCTTTTACGGTAAATTCTTTAATTGGCGGGAATATTGATCAATTTCATGCTAAACCGGAGCATCAACGTAACCTGTTAAAAAATCTTAAAGAACCATTTAAAGCCGATATTAAAATCGGTAAATTAACGTTCTGTTTAATCGCGTCTCCGTGGTTTGACGAGGAAGGGAATCGATTGGGTTCGCTTGTAGAGTGGGAGGATAAAACGCAGAGGTTAGCGCAGGAAAATATACGAGCAGCCGAAGCCGCAGAAAATTTACGTATTCGTCAGGCGCTGGATGTCTGCGATACATCGGTGATGTTGACGGATTATGATATGAATATCATCTATATGAACGATGCTTCAAAGAACATGATGCAGAGGCGGGAAGATGAAATACGTAAGACGCTTCCGAGATTTTCCGTCGGAAAGTTAATTGGTATGTGTATTGACGATTTTCACGTTAAGCCTGAATTTCAACGAGGGCTATTAATGAATCTTAAAGCGCCCCATAAGGCTGATATTCAGCTTTCATCTTTAACCTTTGGTCTAGTTGCTACGCCTTTGTACGACGGTGATAGGAAACGGCTGGGAACCGTTGTTGAATGGAATGATAAAACGGATCGATTGGCAAAAGAGTTCGAAGAAAAATCCCTGGCGGAAGAGAATGCTCGAGTAAAGCAAGCACTGGATAATGTGTCGGCCAACGTTATGATCGCCGATAACGATGCGAATATTATATATTTGAACGATGCAGTCAAAGGCATGATGAAAAACGCGGAAATCGATATTCGGAAAGATCTGCCGAATTTTGACGCCTCTAAGCTAGACGGTCAAAGTATGGATGTGTTCCATAAAGATCCATCACATCAACGAAGACTTCTTTCGCAGCTTACCGCTACTTACCACGGAAAAGCAGAAGTAGGAGGCAGATCATTTACTGTTATCGCAAACCCTGTGTCGGTTGATGGAACGCGTATAGGTAGCGTTGTTGAATGGGCGGATATAACCGATGAAGTTGCCATCGAGCGAGAGATTGACTCTATTGTTGAATCGGCCAGCGCTGGTGATTTTAGTAAGCATATTTCTTTGGAGGGTAAGTCTGGCTTCTTCGCCAACTTGGGAAAAGGCCTCAACGAATTGATTGGCACTGTTGAAGTTGCTTTGAATGATGTTATACGAATGTTGGATTCTATGGCTAGAGGCGATTTGTCTGAACGTATTACGCGCGACTATGAAGGCGCGTTTAGAACCATGAAGAATGACGCCAATACCACGGCAGATAAGCTTACGGAAGTGATTACCAAAATTCGTACAGCATCTTCCGCGATCGGATCTGCCGCGAATGAACTTGCACAGGGTAATGCCGACCTCAGTCAACGAACGGAACAGCAAGCGTCTTCGCTAGAAGAAACGGCGTCCAGTATGGAGCAAATGACATCCACTGTTAAACAGAGTGCAGATAACGCCATTCGGGCTAGCAGCTTGGCAATGGAAGCTCAAACTAAAGCGCAAACAGGAGGCGATGTTGTGAGTCGCGCAGTGGGTTCCATGGAGGAGATTAATGATTCTAGCAAGAAGATTAGCGACATTATCGGTGTGATTGATGAGATTGCTTTTCAGACGAACTTATTGGCGTTGAATGCTGCAGTTGAAGCGGCTCGAGCGGGTGAGCAGGGTAGAGGCTTTGCGGTAGTGGCCGGAGAAGTAAGAAATCTGGCGCAACGGTCAGCCGGAGCAGCAAAAGAAATTAAAGACCTTATTCGCGATAGCGTTAACAAAGTGCAGGATGGGACAGCGCTGGTCAATGAATCTGGACAAACGCTTGCCGATATTGTTTCGTCTGTTGAAAGCGTAACTGCGATGATGAGAGAAATCGCCGATGCATCGAAAGAGCAAACTTCGGGAATCGAGCAGGTCAATACTGCCGTTTCACAAATGGATGAAATGACGCAACAAAACGCTGCGTTGGTTGAGCAAGCCTCTGCGGCGGGAGAGGCAATGGCGGAGCAAGCCAACTCACTAAACCAAGTAGTTGATTTTTTCTCAATTACATCTCACAGGGAAAAAACAGCGCTATCAAATCCCAATCAACGGCCTGGGGAGTCTACCCGGGAAGTACCCAGTCCGCAGTACGGTCAGTCGTCGGATGCTGATGATGAGTGGGAGGATTTTTAG
- a CDS encoding chemotaxis protein CheW produces the protein MQIQSDVVAEKPTKSAVVSAGGTSLDCDLNDQYLTFIMAGEEYGVDILCVQEIRGWESATPLPNAPTHIKGVINLRGTIVPIVDLRQCFGLPAIEYTNVTVVIVLKVYTGDGDRIMGVVVDAVSDVYALSSGELRAAPDLGNAVNTDFIRGLVSVQEKMVILLDIDKLLTLEDVPNLSNLAEQIKLSHG, from the coding sequence ATGCAGATACAGTCGGACGTCGTAGCAGAAAAACCAACTAAGTCGGCTGTCGTATCGGCAGGAGGGACCAGCCTGGATTGTGATCTTAACGACCAATATTTGACGTTTATTATGGCTGGCGAAGAGTACGGTGTTGATATCCTGTGTGTGCAGGAAATTCGCGGGTGGGAATCCGCGACACCGCTACCGAATGCCCCAACTCATATCAAAGGAGTTATTAATTTAAGGGGTACCATTGTTCCAATTGTCGATTTGCGCCAGTGTTTTGGCCTGCCTGCGATTGAATATACCAACGTAACCGTTGTTATTGTACTTAAGGTTTATACCGGTGATGGTGATCGGATTATGGGGGTTGTGGTAGATGCGGTTTCAGATGTTTATGCTCTTTCGTCGGGCGAACTGCGGGCTGCTCCAGACCTAGGTAATGCAGTGAACACCGATTTTATACGTGGACTCGTTAGCGTGCAGGAAAAAATGGTAATTCTTCTTGATATAGATAAATTACTTACATTGGAAGATGTACCAAACCTATCGAATTTGGCCGAGCAGATTAAGCTCTCCCATGGATAA
- a CDS encoding chemotaxis protein CheA, translated as MTIDLSQFHQVFYEESFEGLDVMEAALMELDPDNIDDETINSIFRSAHSIKGGSATFGFTSVSEFTHGLETILDQVRSGKRKFGPEDVNTCLKSVDCMREMLQLLQAGEEGHTNLSVELKNTFEAMLENKPVTQQPITLVSDAENTDETAVFSPRTTELPEGKIRLFRISFIPEVGILKTGNDVVRMFRELSDLGDILENNCTGKFNNFATLDPENCYLSWNLLIETEKERQLIEEVFEWVEDESELSIVEECPQKCWYITFRPAEDILRSGNEPLRLFRALRDLGDLKIKANTENILSLNLMDHELCALYWDIELYAESITQDEILEVFEWVKDDAELDIRFGSHVPKEHQEKPEAPIVGNAEYGEVERPATSSSEIPTSELVEINKESPPLQSATTPVVAKVNAIAAKKTTAENGSIRVGIDKVDNLINMVGELVITQSMLGQLGTDFEVERIPKLLEGLTQLEQNTRELQESVMRIRMLPISFAFSRFPRMVRDLGQSLGKQIHLEMHGEQTELDKTVMEKIGDPLVHLVRNAVDHGIELPDEREGKGKPALGSIALNAYHQGGNVVIEIRDDGKGLDRAAIRIKAIEKSVVTEAEAENFSDEQMFDLIFQPGFSTAKTVSDVSGRGVGMDVVKRNIQALNGTVELKSKIDEGSTITIRLPLTLAILDGQLVRVGNETYIFPLVSIVESLQCRKESISKVAGGCDVFKLRDDYVPIIELYKSFAIRPDTKDLDQSLIVVVESDGEKVGIVVDELLAQQQVVIKSLEQNYRRVDGVSGATILGDGTVALILDVGGIVKLAGEKFGVAHQLTQTRNHAAQLLDSQAIGIC; from the coding sequence ATGACCATTGATCTATCGCAGTTTCACCAGGTCTTTTATGAGGAAAGTTTCGAAGGGTTAGATGTTATGGAGGCCGCGCTCATGGAGCTCGATCCCGATAATATCGACGACGAGACGATAAACTCCATATTCCGTTCCGCACACTCCATTAAAGGGGGGAGTGCGACTTTTGGTTTTACTTCAGTTTCTGAATTTACCCACGGCCTGGAAACCATTCTTGATCAGGTTCGCTCGGGGAAAAGAAAATTTGGGCCGGAAGATGTTAACACATGTTTAAAGTCCGTCGATTGCATGCGCGAAATGCTTCAGCTTTTACAGGCTGGTGAAGAAGGGCACACGAACCTTTCTGTCGAACTTAAGAATACTTTCGAGGCTATGCTTGAAAACAAGCCCGTCACGCAGCAACCAATCACGCTCGTAAGCGACGCTGAAAACACCGATGAAACAGCGGTGTTTTCTCCGCGCACTACAGAATTACCCGAGGGTAAAATCCGATTATTTCGAATTTCGTTTATTCCAGAAGTGGGAATACTGAAAACGGGTAACGATGTTGTTCGTATGTTTCGAGAGCTTAGTGATCTGGGCGATATTTTAGAAAATAACTGTACAGGAAAATTCAATAACTTCGCTACACTTGACCCTGAAAACTGCTATCTCAGTTGGAACCTTCTAATTGAAACCGAAAAGGAAAGGCAGTTAATTGAAGAAGTCTTTGAGTGGGTTGAGGATGAATCCGAATTATCTATAGTTGAAGAGTGTCCACAGAAATGCTGGTATATTACATTTAGACCTGCCGAAGATATATTGCGTTCGGGAAACGAGCCTCTGCGTTTGTTTAGAGCGTTGAGAGATCTTGGGGATCTTAAGATAAAGGCGAATACTGAAAATATTTTATCCCTAAATTTGATGGATCACGAATTATGCGCACTATATTGGGATATAGAGCTATACGCGGAATCAATAACTCAAGATGAGATACTCGAAGTTTTTGAATGGGTTAAGGATGATGCCGAACTGGATATTCGATTCGGATCTCATGTGCCAAAAGAACACCAAGAAAAACCTGAAGCTCCTATTGTAGGCAATGCCGAATACGGAGAAGTTGAGAGGCCTGCCACCTCATCATCTGAAATACCAACCTCTGAGTTGGTGGAGATAAACAAAGAATCCCCTCCCTTACAATCCGCAACAACGCCGGTGGTGGCAAAAGTAAATGCTATCGCGGCAAAAAAAACAACAGCAGAAAATGGCTCCATTCGTGTCGGTATCGACAAGGTCGATAATCTGATCAATATGGTTGGCGAACTTGTCATTACCCAATCGATGCTCGGCCAGCTGGGTACCGATTTTGAAGTGGAGCGCATTCCAAAATTATTAGAAGGATTAACTCAACTCGAGCAGAACACGCGCGAGCTTCAGGAAAGCGTCATGCGTATTCGTATGTTGCCTATTAGCTTCGCTTTTAGCCGTTTCCCCCGCATGGTTCGCGATCTTGGGCAAAGTTTGGGCAAGCAGATTCATCTGGAAATGCATGGTGAGCAGACTGAACTTGATAAGACGGTAATGGAAAAAATAGGCGATCCGCTTGTACACTTAGTGCGCAATGCTGTGGACCACGGAATTGAACTTCCTGATGAACGCGAAGGAAAAGGAAAGCCGGCTTTAGGCTCCATTGCGTTAAATGCCTATCATCAGGGGGGCAATGTTGTTATTGAAATTAGGGATGATGGTAAGGGTTTGGATAGAGCGGCGATTCGCATAAAGGCCATCGAAAAATCTGTGGTGACGGAAGCAGAAGCAGAAAATTTTTCTGATGAGCAAATGTTTGATCTAATATTTCAGCCTGGGTTCTCAACAGCCAAGACAGTGAGTGATGTCTCTGGCCGTGGTGTGGGTATGGACGTTGTAAAACGTAATATTCAGGCTCTGAACGGTACAGTCGAGTTAAAATCGAAAATTGATGAAGGTTCTACAATTACTATCCGCTTACCGTTAACACTGGCGATATTAGATGGTCAGCTAGTTCGCGTCGGTAACGAAACCTATATATTCCCATTGGTCTCCATTGTTGAATCTCTGCAGTGTCGAAAGGAATCTATCAGCAAAGTTGCCGGAGGATGTGATGTATTTAAATTGCGTGACGACTACGTGCCTATTATCGAACTTTATAAATCTTTCGCTATTCGACCGGATACAAAGGATCTCGATCAATCCCTGATCGTGGTAGTAGAGTCCGATGGTGAAAAAGTTGGCATTGTAGTTGACGAATTACTCGCACAGCAACAAGTAGTCATAAAAAGCCTGGAACAAAATTACCGCAGGGTGGATGGCGTTTCGGGGGCAACCATTCTTGGCGATGGAACGGTCGCACTGATTCTTGATGTTGGTGGCATTGTGAAGTTAGCAGGCGAAAAGTTTGGTGTAGCGCATCAGCTTACGCAGACGCGTAACCATGCAGCTCAATTGTTGGACTCGCAGGCAATAGGGATCTGCTAG